A genome region from Halorussus pelagicus includes the following:
- a CDS encoding ORC1-type DNA replication protein → MADDPEEGMLSWGESVFRDEHVFEIDYVPETFAHRKSEMRNLKYALRPAARGSRPLNVIARGPPGTGKTTAVQKVFGELGVQTDVRTVRVNCQVDSTRYSVFSRVFEGIFEYEPPSSGISFKKLFRQITEKLVEEDEVLVVALDDVNYLFYEDEASDTLYSLLRAHEAHSGAKIGVVVVSSDLNLDVIEDLDGRVQSVFRPEEVYFPVYDNEEIVDILRERVERGFHEGVVSTEVLDEVAELTAESGDLRVGIDLLRRAGLNAEMRASRTVNLEDVEEAYEKSKYVHLSHSLQALSESETELLEVVAEHDGERAGDVYDAFHDQTGLGYTRYSEIINKLDQLDIIDATYTNVEGRGRSRQLSLRYEPEAVLNRLEGS, encoded by the coding sequence ATGGCTGACGACCCCGAGGAGGGGATGCTCTCGTGGGGCGAGTCCGTGTTCCGGGACGAACACGTCTTCGAGATCGACTACGTTCCCGAGACGTTCGCCCACCGCAAAAGCGAGATGCGGAACCTGAAATACGCGCTCCGCCCCGCCGCGCGTGGGTCCCGACCCCTCAACGTTATCGCCCGCGGCCCGCCCGGCACCGGCAAGACCACCGCGGTCCAGAAAGTGTTCGGCGAACTCGGGGTCCAGACCGACGTGCGGACCGTCCGCGTGAACTGTCAGGTCGATTCGACGCGCTACTCGGTGTTCTCGCGCGTCTTTGAGGGCATCTTCGAGTACGAGCCGCCGTCGTCGGGCATCTCGTTCAAGAAGCTCTTCCGCCAGATTACCGAGAAACTGGTCGAAGAAGACGAGGTGCTGGTGGTCGCGCTGGACGACGTGAACTACCTCTTCTACGAGGACGAGGCCTCCGACACCCTCTACTCGCTGTTGCGCGCTCACGAGGCCCACAGCGGCGCGAAAATCGGCGTCGTCGTGGTCTCCTCGGACCTGAACTTAGACGTTATCGAGGACTTGGACGGGCGCGTCCAGAGCGTCTTCCGGCCCGAGGAAGTGTACTTCCCGGTCTACGACAACGAGGAAATCGTGGATATCCTTCGGGAGCGCGTCGAGCGAGGGTTCCACGAGGGCGTCGTCTCCACCGAGGTGCTGGACGAAGTGGCCGAACTCACCGCCGAGAGCGGCGACCTCCGAGTCGGCATCGACCTGCTCCGGCGCGCGGGCCTGAACGCCGAGATGCGCGCGAGTCGGACCGTCAACCTCGAAGACGTGGAAGAAGCCTACGAGAAGTCGAAGTACGTCCACCTGAGCCACAGTCTACAGGCGCTTTCCGAAAGCGAGACGGAACTACTCGAAGTCGTCGCGGAACACGACGGCGAGCGCGCTGGCGACGTGTACGACGCCTTCCACGACCAGACCGGTCTCGGCTACACGCGCTACTCGGAGATAATCAACAAACTCGACCAACTCGACATCATCGACGCGACCTACACCAACGTCGAGGGCCGCGGACGCTCGCGGCAACTCTCCCTGCGTTACGAACCCGAAGCCGTGTTGAATCGACTGGAAGGGAGTTAG
- a CDS encoding helix-hairpin-helix domain-containing protein, producing MELEAIPGVGSKTAAALSELDDPERALADGDVAELASAPGITEGRAAAIARGAVRKRHDDPGDFLATDRAKEIYRDALGLLKDRTVTSYGEKRLETLYPSGVESRIEETRAFAASALERTPDPEVLDALADVEPLSAPRDVSVRDRCLATTDAERYTEAKEAIPELSVEVVEDARDLADLARGYSTVVALDEEFAGVAVEGDVRVEPDALERPAEVVPERVLAFYAANRECLQAAARVHRAAGIDPPLDVDILEETLARVDSEGTVVGDDELNRLSRAVDDLDATVSTAESVANDALRETIEEQDVTVEGSDLLSLVEQGAGVDSLLSRELSDEHAAAVEQAREELIDSLDLNSGEAEVARRAFPEEPTFPVERDEEVVSRLRDDLQAAKDRRAAGRKRELAADLADRREDAEQLVRTALELDVELAVARFAEDFDCTMPEFGDGGFTIEGGRSPLLDVSFEAVEPVNYDVSGVALLSGVNSGGKTSTLDLVALVAILAHMGLPVPAERVRIERFGELHYHAKTQGTLDAGAFESTLREFAGLATGGEQSGRTLPNGGSESDGADRLVLVDELESITEPGASAKIIAGILEELRGRDVTGVFVSHLAAEIREMADYDVPVDGIEAKGLEDGELVVNRSPVKNHLARSTPELIVEKLAGDSDGEFYDKLLEKF from the coding sequence ATGGAGTTGGAGGCGATACCGGGCGTCGGGTCCAAGACCGCGGCGGCGCTCTCGGAGTTGGACGACCCCGAGCGCGCGCTGGCGGACGGCGACGTGGCCGAACTCGCCAGCGCGCCGGGCATCACCGAGGGCCGGGCCGCGGCCATCGCTCGCGGTGCCGTCCGGAAGCGCCACGACGACCCCGGTGACTTTCTGGCGACCGACCGCGCGAAGGAGATATACCGGGACGCGCTCGGCCTGCTCAAAGACCGGACCGTGACGAGCTACGGCGAGAAGCGCCTCGAAACGCTCTACCCGAGCGGCGTCGAGTCGCGCATCGAGGAGACCCGAGCGTTCGCCGCGTCGGCGTTGGAGCGAACGCCCGACCCGGAGGTGCTGGACGCGCTCGCGGACGTGGAACCGCTCTCCGCGCCGCGGGACGTGTCGGTCCGCGACCGCTGTCTGGCGACGACCGACGCCGAACGCTACACCGAGGCCAAGGAGGCGATTCCGGAGTTGAGCGTCGAAGTCGTGGAGGACGCCCGCGACCTCGCGGACCTCGCGCGGGGCTACTCGACGGTGGTCGCGCTCGACGAGGAGTTCGCGGGCGTGGCCGTCGAGGGCGATGTGCGCGTCGAACCCGACGCCTTGGAGCGCCCCGCAGAGGTCGTCCCCGAGCGCGTGCTGGCCTTCTACGCGGCAAACCGCGAGTGCTTGCAGGCCGCCGCGCGGGTCCACCGGGCCGCGGGCATCGACCCGCCGCTGGACGTGGATATCTTGGAAGAGACGCTGGCCCGCGTCGATTCGGAGGGGACCGTGGTCGGCGACGACGAATTAAACCGCCTCTCGCGGGCCGTCGATGACCTCGATGCCACGGTCTCGACCGCCGAGAGCGTCGCCAACGACGCGCTCCGGGAGACCATCGAGGAGCAGGACGTGACCGTCGAGGGGTCGGACCTGCTCTCGCTGGTCGAGCAGGGCGCGGGTGTCGATTCCCTGCTCTCGCGGGAGTTGAGCGACGAACACGCCGCAGCAGTCGAGCAGGCCCGCGAGGAGCTAATCGACTCGTTGGACTTGAACTCGGGCGAGGCCGAGGTCGCGCGCCGGGCGTTCCCCGAGGAACCGACCTTCCCGGTCGAACGCGACGAGGAGGTAGTCTCGCGCCTCCGCGACGACTTGCAGGCCGCGAAGGACCGCCGGGCCGCCGGGCGGAAGCGCGAACTCGCCGCGGACCTCGCGGACCGCCGCGAGGACGCCGAGCAGTTGGTCAGGACCGCGCTGGAGTTGGACGTGGAGTTGGCCGTCGCCCGATTCGCCGAGGACTTCGACTGCACGATGCCGGAGTTCGGCGACGGGGGGTTCACCATCGAGGGCGGGCGCTCGCCCCTGCTGGACGTGTCCTTCGAGGCGGTTGAGCCGGTGAACTACGACGTGTCGGGCGTCGCGCTCCTCTCGGGTGTCAACAGCGGTGGGAAGACCTCGACGCTCGATCTGGTCGCGCTCGTCGCAATTTTGGCCCACATGGGCCTGCCGGTGCCCGCCGAGCGCGTCCGCATCGAGCGATTCGGCGAACTCCATTACCATGCCAAGACGCAGGGCACCCTCGACGCCGGGGCCTTCGAGTCCACGCTCCGAGAGTTCGCGGGGCTAGCGACGGGCGGCGAGCAGTCGGGCAGGACCTTGCCGAACGGCGGGAGCGAGTCGGACGGCGCGGACCGACTGGTGCTGGTGGACGAACTGGAGAGCATCACCGAACCCGGCGCGAGCGCCAAGATTATCGCCGGAATCCTCGAAGAGTTGCGCGGCCGGGATGTGACTGGCGTGTTCGTCTCGCATCTCGCCGCCGAGATTCGGGAGATGGCCGACTACGACGTGCCCGTGGACGGCATCGAGGCGAAGGGGTTGGAGGACGGCGAGTTGGTGGTGAACCGCTCGCCGGTGAAGAATCATCTGGCGCGCTCGACGCCGGAACTCATCGTGGAGAAACTGGCGGGGGACTCCGACGGGGAGTTCTACGACAAGTTGCTGGAGAAGTTCTAA
- a CDS encoding winged helix-turn-helix domain-containing protein: MSTPQADETSSQSATEADAENTVLTDVLGPHAKVKILVALLGENDRDLNPTDIARHAGIDRSTFYEHIDDLVAYDVVEETRTVGNSQMYQINRDNPAAEDLAQLEWDLLDCIPEE; encoded by the coding sequence ATGAGTACTCCACAGGCAGACGAGACCTCTTCCCAGTCCGCCACGGAAGCCGACGCCGAGAACACAGTCCTCACGGACGTTCTCGGCCCGCACGCGAAAGTGAAAATCCTCGTCGCGCTGTTGGGTGAAAACGACCGCGACCTCAACCCCACCGACATCGCCCGACACGCGGGCATCGACCGAAGCACGTTCTACGAACACATCGACGACCTCGTGGCCTACGACGTGGTCGAGGAGACCCGAACCGTCGGCAACAGCCAGATGTACCAGATCAACCGCGACAACCCCGCCGCCGAGGACCTCGCGCAGTTGGAGTGGGACCTGCTGGACTGCATCCCCGAGGAGTAG
- the larE gene encoding ATP-dependent sacrificial sulfur transferase LarE → MATIEEKAEAVREDLAEREGVLVAFSGGVDSSVVAALARDALGDDAVACTAKSETLPEAELDDAKRVADEIGIRHELAEFSELDDPDFVANDGDRCYHCRTMRLGKMFETAEELDIPVVCDGTNASDADGGHRPGLQAVDELDAYSPLLAHDIDKEEVRELADAYDLSVADKPSMACLSSRIPTGLEVTEAKLSRVEQAETLLRQWGFSQFRVRDHDGLARIEVGRDELETALNEDFVAAARDHLADLGFDHVTLDLHGYQTGSVSPEDDEERAEDAAETTATDDEPLVEDVFASEYPTAE, encoded by the coding sequence ATGGCTACTATCGAGGAGAAGGCGGAGGCGGTCCGGGAGGACCTCGCCGAGCGCGAGGGCGTGCTAGTCGCGTTCTCCGGTGGGGTGGACTCGTCGGTCGTCGCGGCGCTGGCCCGCGACGCGCTCGGCGACGACGCGGTGGCCTGCACCGCCAAGAGCGAGACCCTGCCGGAGGCGGAACTCGACGACGCCAAGCGCGTCGCCGACGAAATCGGCATCCGCCACGAACTCGCGGAGTTCTCGGAGTTGGACGACCCCGACTTCGTGGCCAACGACGGCGACCGGTGTTACCACTGCCGGACGATGCGCCTCGGCAAGATGTTCGAGACTGCCGAGGAACTCGACATCCCGGTGGTCTGCGACGGGACGAACGCCAGCGACGCCGACGGCGGCCACCGCCCCGGTCTACAGGCCGTCGATGAGTTGGACGCCTACTCGCCGCTGTTGGCTCACGACATCGACAAGGAGGAGGTCCGGGAACTGGCCGACGCCTACGACCTCTCGGTCGCCGACAAGCCATCGATGGCGTGTCTCTCGTCGCGGATTCCCACCGGTCTCGAAGTCACCGAGGCGAAACTCTCGCGGGTCGAGCAGGCCGAGACTCTGCTCCGCCAGTGGGGCTTTTCGCAGTTCCGGGTCCGGGACCACGACGGTCTCGCCCGCATCGAGGTCGGCCGCGACGAACTGGAGACCGCGCTGAACGAGGACTTCGTGGCTGCCGCCCGCGACCATCTGGCCGACCTCGGTTTCGACCATGTGACTCTCGACCTTCACGGCTATCAGACCGGGAGCGTCAGCCCCGAGGACGACGAAGAGCGCGCAGAGGACGCCGCCGAGACGACCGCGACGGACGACGAACCGCTGGTCGAAGACGTGTTCGCGTCGGAGTATCCGACCGCGGAGTAG
- the tatC gene encoding twin-arginine translocase subunit TatC encodes MADESEATASNLTPAEDTGPARREPETVNDPAPRPEEPLEDEEMPLADHIEEMVKRLAVIIAVAGMVTAVALPFSEQVINFLWYNTIPFDQLGEQARPRLYHPLALVLTNLKVASLAGVIIALPVFVYETYLFMRPGLYPHERRYYLAAVPTSLVLAVIGVSFAFFLILPAVFTYFIQYTEGAAELAFGLTKTFNLILMLMGYLAVVFQIPLFIMLAIMMGLTTRRWLADRRLLFWGAFLGISFLFTPDPTGMAPILVTLTMITLFEGTLFLLKWTGN; translated from the coding sequence ATGGCTGACGAATCGGAGGCGACGGCCAGCAATCTCACGCCCGCGGAAGATACCGGGCCCGCGAGGCGAGAGCCGGAGACGGTGAACGACCCGGCCCCGCGGCCGGAAGAGCCGCTGGAAGACGAAGAGATGCCGCTGGCCGACCACATCGAGGAGATGGTCAAACGATTGGCAGTCATCATCGCCGTCGCGGGGATGGTCACTGCCGTCGCACTGCCGTTTTCAGAGCAAGTCATCAACTTCCTCTGGTACAACACCATCCCGTTCGACCAACTCGGCGAGCAGGCGCGTCCCCGACTCTACCACCCGCTCGCGCTGGTGCTGACCAATCTGAAAGTCGCCAGTCTCGCGGGCGTCATCATCGCGCTTCCGGTGTTCGTCTACGAGACGTACCTCTTCATGCGGCCCGGTCTATACCCCCACGAACGTCGCTACTACCTCGCGGCAGTCCCGACCAGTCTCGTGCTGGCGGTCATCGGCGTCAGTTTCGCCTTCTTCCTCATCCTCCCCGCGGTGTTCACCTACTTCATCCAGTACACCGAGGGCGCGGCGGAACTCGCGTTCGGCCTGACGAAGACGTTCAACCTCATCCTGATGCTGATGGGCTATCTGGCGGTCGTGTTCCAGATTCCGCTGTTCATCATGCTCGCCATCATGATGGGGCTGACGACCCGGCGATGGCTCGCCGACCGCCGCCTGCTGTTCTGGGGCGCGTTCCTCGGCATCTCGTTCCTGTTCACGCCGGACCCAACCGGGATGGCACCCATCCTCGTCACGCTGACGATGATTACGCTCTTCGAGGGGACGCTGTTCCTCCTCAAGTGGACCGGGAACTGA
- the tatC gene encoding twin-arginine translocase subunit TatC, which produces MSGTGSSIVDEDTANAVNSGRETIGAMLSTAQEHLQKVFIVFLVGFVASFYALRSVGWPFLKQVTKAQMPPSLADSVTVIAVTPFDVILLQAKIGAIAGGIIALPVLLYYSRDSLRQRSWYPGVPIARWKIAILVFLALALFLGGMTYGYGVFFPLMFQFLADNAINAGFETRYSIVKWTEFIAFLSLSFGLAAELPLAMSGLAYTGIVQYETFRDKWRYAIMGIFLFGAVASPPDPFTQIMWATPLILLYAFSLYLTKVVVTLKRGSERLSFVDVVRDNAIRMLGAPALVFLLVRFFFTRAGVETLNAELPAKYALPAVESVVGLPRSESILVASGSIALVAFVVAFLYYLTNALGEAATAAGASPPAAGSPANIDLENLDAGAVRAAPPEVFGDMSEEDAVGYASEAMDADNAEKAQAILDRYDELNPDDEAEGEATEGEAAAEAAAGAEATDAYAEGETAEATAPPETEDSGNVLESTAAGMADAFTEEETTEDDIGGWFYDLRFIFESLTSKMFRIVAVFMLVLAGVFTFLYRGGIGVIRRDFLSRLPAEVRPEMGSGENVLNIVTLHPVEALVFEVKIATLLGAVAVLPLVLYYAWPAMKERGLAAGNRNVFGLWSVTIAVGLIAGSALGYAIIAPSIISWLVADAIRADMIISYRVNNFFWLVFFTTAGIGLLADVPLTMWLFERGGIVSFDAMKERWREVTIAIFAVAGLATPDSLYTMFLIAVPLSVAYLIGLGGLWVVTVGGRR; this is translated from the coding sequence ATGTCCGGGACTGGAAGTAGCATCGTCGACGAGGACACCGCCAACGCCGTCAACAGCGGGCGAGAGACCATCGGAGCGATGCTCTCGACGGCGCAAGAGCATCTCCAGAAGGTGTTTATCGTCTTCCTCGTCGGCTTCGTCGCGTCTTTCTACGCGCTTCGTTCCGTCGGGTGGCCCTTCCTCAAACAAGTGACCAAGGCTCAGATGCCGCCGTCGCTAGCCGACTCCGTCACGGTCATCGCCGTAACGCCGTTCGACGTTATCCTGTTACAGGCGAAAATCGGTGCCATCGCGGGTGGCATCATCGCGCTTCCCGTCCTGCTGTACTACTCTCGGGACTCCCTTCGCCAACGCTCGTGGTATCCGGGCGTACCTATCGCTCGCTGGAAAATAGCGATTCTGGTCTTTCTCGCGCTGGCGCTGTTCCTCGGCGGGATGACCTACGGTTACGGCGTCTTCTTCCCCCTGATGTTCCAGTTCCTCGCGGACAACGCCATCAACGCGGGCTTCGAGACGCGCTACTCTATCGTGAAGTGGACGGAGTTCATCGCGTTCCTCTCGCTGTCGTTCGGTCTCGCCGCGGAGCTTCCGCTGGCGATGAGCGGACTGGCCTACACCGGCATCGTCCAGTACGAGACGTTCCGCGACAAGTGGCGCTACGCCATTATGGGCATCTTCCTCTTCGGTGCCGTGGCGTCGCCGCCGGACCCGTTCACCCAGATCATGTGGGCGACGCCGCTCATCCTGCTGTACGCGTTTAGCCTCTATCTCACGAAGGTCGTCGTGACGCTCAAGCGCGGGAGCGAGCGCCTCAGCTTCGTCGATGTCGTTCGTGATAACGCGATTCGGATGCTCGGCGCTCCGGCGCTCGTGTTCCTGCTCGTCCGGTTCTTCTTCACGCGCGCTGGCGTCGAGACGCTGAACGCCGAACTCCCCGCGAAGTACGCGCTTCCGGCCGTCGAGTCGGTCGTGGGACTTCCCCGTTCGGAGTCAATTCTCGTCGCGTCTGGGTCCATCGCGCTGGTCGCGTTCGTCGTCGCGTTCCTCTACTATCTGACCAACGCCCTCGGCGAGGCAGCGACCGCCGCTGGCGCTTCCCCGCCCGCCGCTGGGTCGCCAGCAAACATCGACCTCGAAAATCTCGACGCGGGCGCGGTCCGGGCGGCCCCGCCGGAGGTCTTCGGCGACATGAGCGAGGAAGACGCGGTCGGCTACGCCAGCGAGGCGATGGACGCCGATAACGCCGAGAAGGCCCAAGCCATCCTCGACCGCTACGACGAACTCAACCCCGACGACGAGGCCGAAGGCGAAGCGACCGAAGGCGAAGCGGCCGCGGAGGCCGCCGCCGGTGCGGAAGCGACCGACGCGTACGCCGAGGGAGAGACGGCCGAGGCGACCGCACCGCCCGAGACCGAGGACTCGGGCAACGTCCTCGAAAGCACGGCGGCGGGCATGGCCGACGCCTTCACCGAGGAGGAGACAACCGAGGACGACATCGGCGGGTGGTTCTACGACCTCCGGTTCATCTTCGAGAGTCTTACCTCCAAGATGTTCCGCATCGTGGCAGTGTTCATGCTGGTCCTCGCGGGCGTGTTCACGTTCCTCTATCGGGGCGGTATCGGCGTCATCCGTAGGGACTTCCTCTCGCGGCTTCCCGCCGAGGTCCGCCCCGAGATGGGGTCGGGCGAGAACGTGCTGAACATCGTGACGCTCCACCCCGTCGAGGCGCTGGTGTTCGAGGTCAAGATAGCCACACTACTCGGGGCCGTGGCGGTCCTGCCGCTGGTCCTCTACTACGCGTGGCCCGCGATGAAAGAGCGTGGTCTCGCCGCCGGAAACCGGAACGTGTTCGGTCTCTGGTCGGTGACCATCGCGGTCGGTCTCATCGCCGGGAGCGCGCTCGGCTACGCCATCATCGCGCCGAGCATCATCTCGTGGCTGGTCGCCGACGCGATTCGCGCCGATATGATAATCTCCTACCGGGTCAACAACTTCTTCTGGCTCGTGTTCTTCACCACCGCGGGAATCGGCCTGCTGGCTGACGTACCTCTGACGATGTGGCTGTTTGAGCGCGGCGGCATCGTCTCGTTCGACGCGATGAAAGAGCGCTGGCGTGAGGTCACCATCGCCATCTTCGCCGTCGCGGGACTGGCAACGCCCGACAGCCTCTACACGATGTTCCTCATTGCGGTCCCGCTGTCGGTGGCGTACCTCATCGGACTCGGCGGTCTCTGGGTCGTGACGGTCGGCGGACGGCGGTAG
- a CDS encoding ribbon-helix-helix domain-containing protein: MSKISVEVPDELLEDLDGHVGDDGKFVNRSEAIRASVRKMLDVLDEIDERHGRLEDD; this comes from the coding sequence ATGAGCAAGATAAGCGTCGAAGTGCCCGACGAACTCCTCGAAGACCTCGACGGCCACGTCGGAGACGACGGGAAGTTCGTCAACCGGAGTGAGGCCATTCGCGCGTCGGTCCGGAAGATGCTGGACGTACTGGACGAGATAGACGAGCGCCACGGCCGACTCGAAGACGACTGA
- a CDS encoding queuosine precursor transporter: protein MTDSYRDTTPLPTGRIALVALFVTALVTAQMTASKLLGFSIPFELPFTGSLLAMPGAALAYAVTFFASDCYSELYGPEEAHKMVNVGFAMNFVLLALVYSTIAAPAAPFSSVDPATFEQVLGASLNIVVASLLAYVVSQHWDVRVFHAIREATDGDALWVRNVASTASSQLLDTLIFVFVGFAAMPALRGGDAMTLNALLGLVVGQYVLKLLIAVADTPFVYAVVGYLRSRGSAAPAARTAD from the coding sequence ATGACTGATTCTTACCGAGACACGACGCCGCTCCCGACCGGTCGCATCGCGCTCGTGGCGCTGTTCGTCACCGCGCTGGTGACTGCCCAGATGACCGCCTCGAAGCTACTGGGATTCTCCATCCCCTTCGAACTCCCGTTCACCGGAAGCCTCCTTGCGATGCCCGGCGCGGCGCTGGCCTACGCGGTGACGTTCTTCGCGTCGGACTGCTACTCTGAACTCTACGGTCCCGAGGAGGCCCACAAGATGGTCAACGTCGGCTTCGCCATGAACTTCGTCCTGTTGGCGCTGGTGTACTCGACCATCGCCGCGCCCGCCGCGCCGTTCAGTTCCGTTGACCCCGCGACGTTCGAGCAGGTCCTCGGCGCGAGCCTCAACATTGTCGTCGCAAGCCTGCTGGCGTACGTCGTGAGCCAGCACTGGGACGTGCGCGTCTTCCACGCGATTCGGGAGGCGACCGACGGCGACGCCCTCTGGGTCCGGAACGTCGCCTCAACCGCGAGCAGTCAGCTCCTCGACACGCTCATCTTCGTGTTCGTCGGGTTCGCCGCGATGCCCGCGCTCCGCGGAGGCGACGCGATGACCCTGAACGCCCTGCTCGGTCTCGTGGTCGGCCAGTACGTCCTGAAACTGCTCATCGCGGTCGCGGACACGCCGTTCGTCTACGCCGTGGTCGGCTACCTCCGCTCGCGCGGGTCGGCCGCGCCTGCGGCGCGGACCGCCGACTGA
- a CDS encoding DUF7537 family lipoprotein — MRRKALQLLVIGCLVALAGCSGALSGGDGAQTLGDVTYPAGVSDDGTNVTALADAHESQLQNESLSLAVDSTVNSPAGNQTVSLDAAVSADRDRIRANGSAMGQQVSVYVTADQRFTRISTGDAEPRYQVAERTPDSMQLIPESYTGRTYIAQFAGSGNFTPSGVRTVDGTTLIVLEADGSNATESQQVNITDYNATMLVDQQGVVHSVSVDISATRQGQQAQTRFSMNVSDVGETTVTEPSWLNEARNSSAA, encoded by the coding sequence ATGCGACGCAAAGCCCTCCAGTTACTCGTTATCGGTTGCCTCGTCGCCCTCGCCGGATGCTCCGGCGCGCTCTCGGGCGGCGACGGCGCACAGACACTCGGCGACGTGACTTACCCTGCGGGCGTGTCGGACGATGGGACGAACGTGACGGCGCTCGCGGACGCCCACGAGAGCCAGCTTCAAAACGAGAGTCTCTCGCTCGCAGTTGACTCCACCGTCAACAGCCCGGCGGGGAACCAGACGGTCAGCCTTGACGCCGCAGTCAGTGCCGACCGCGACCGGATTCGCGCCAACGGTTCTGCGATGGGCCAGCAGGTGTCGGTGTACGTGACCGCGGACCAGCGTTTCACCCGAATCAGCACTGGCGACGCCGAACCGCGGTATCAGGTCGCCGAGCGCACGCCCGACTCGATGCAGCTCATTCCGGAGTCGTACACCGGTCGGACGTATATCGCCCAGTTCGCCGGTTCGGGCAACTTCACGCCGAGCGGCGTTCGTACGGTTGACGGGACGACGCTCATCGTGCTCGAAGCCGACGGCAGTAACGCCACCGAGAGCCAGCAGGTCAACATCACCGACTACAACGCGACCATGCTGGTTGACCAGCAGGGCGTCGTCCACTCGGTCTCGGTCGATATCTCGGCCACACGTCAGGGCCAGCAGGCCCAGACTCGGTTCTCGATGAACGTCTCGGACGTGGGCGAGACGACCGTCACGGAACCCTCGTGGCTCAACGAGGCCCGCAACTCGTCGGCCGCCTAA
- a CDS encoding 23S rRNA (uridine(2552)-2'-O)-methyltransferase, which produces MSHKDHYYNKSKQEGYRSRAAYKLKQLDREENLLHEGKTVVDLGAAPGGWLQVAAEEVGETGTVIGVDLQRVKDVDGVETVRGDMTEESTKEEVRDIAGDDVDVVVSDMAPNMTGEYSVDHARSVHLARQAFETALDVLDTGGDFAVKVFEGQDLDDLRDEMDEEFQYVRVLRPDASRDSSSEVYLVAKGRMTAPVEEGDVMEVEIVDEGSEGDGVAKVEEYTLFVSGTSEGETVEIEVTEVKPRFGFAEPV; this is translated from the coding sequence ATGAGCCACAAAGACCACTACTACAACAAGTCCAAGCAGGAGGGCTACCGCTCCCGAGCGGCCTACAAACTGAAACAACTCGACCGCGAGGAGAACCTGCTCCACGAGGGCAAGACCGTCGTGGACCTCGGGGCCGCGCCCGGCGGATGGCTACAGGTCGCTGCCGAGGAGGTCGGCGAGACGGGCACCGTAATCGGCGTGGACCTCCAGCGAGTCAAGGACGTAGACGGCGTCGAGACCGTTCGCGGGGACATGACCGAGGAGTCCACGAAGGAGGAAGTCCGGGACATCGCGGGCGACGACGTGGACGTGGTCGTCTCCGACATGGCACCGAACATGACCGGCGAGTACAGCGTAGACCACGCCCGGTCAGTCCACCTCGCTCGCCAAGCGTTCGAGACCGCGCTCGACGTGTTGGACACCGGCGGCGACTTCGCGGTGAAGGTCTTCGAGGGCCAAGACTTGGACGACTTGCGCGACGAGATGGACGAGGAGTTCCAGTATGTCCGCGTCCTCCGGCCCGACGCCTCCCGAGACTCCTCCTCGGAGGTCTACCTCGTTGCGAAAGGTCGGATGACCGCACCCGTCGAGGAGGGCGACGTGATGGAGGTCGAAATCGTCGATGAAGGGTCGGAGGGCGACGGCGTGGCCAAAGTCGAGGAGTACACGCTGTTCGTCTCCGGCACCAGCGAGGGTGAGACTGTCGAAATCGAGGTCACGGAGGTCAAACCCCGGTTCGGGTTCGCCGAACCGGTCTGA